The nucleotide sequence cctggGTCGGGGTGCTtgtaggaggcaatcaacccAAGGTacatgtctctcttacatcgatgtttctttctctctctctcgctctctatctctctctccctctgcttctccctctccctccctccctccctccttcctttccactctctctaaaaaccaatggaaaaaatatccttgggtgaggattattaaCAAACTAACAAAAGTTCTGGTTATTGTCCTTCATAGTGTTTCAAAAAGCCTAGCTTCAATGATCTAGCTTTGAGCCTAGGTTCCCATTAGTTATCTCTAGATGGCAGCAGAAGACATTGGTTAGACTTCAGTTTGGAATTAAATCAACACAATCAAGTGCAGTGGTCTGACTTTGTCAGAGCTCTCCAAATAGTACATGTGAGCCTCCACAAAGGTCTCCCTTTGTGGCTGGTTTGAACATTAACCTGCCATGTAGCCTCTGCTTGATCTTGTGGGCTGGCTCACAGAGGTGTGCCCTCCACTTTCCCCTTCCTCACATGGGGCTCACAACTCACTAGCCCATGCAGGTCTGAGTTCCTGCTCATTCTGAATCCACCCAATGGTTCCACCCTTCTTGTTCATCATAATCCCATTCGCAAACATGGATTCTGTGGGCTTCATTGCCCATCTCTGTTAATCAACCAAATACCAGTGATTTATTTGGCCTATAGCTACTGCAGCCAGGGTTCCTGTAGAACCAATTCCTCTACAAATGGCATGTGGCTAAATGCATCAGGAGCACCAACATGGCATTGTTTTGACAGTCCAGATGCAACTGGATTTCTGGCTGTGATGTGCTGGTAAAGTTGAACAAGTTCTGCAGTGGAGGTTAGGGTATCCTGATTTGTAGTATTTGCTGATTTCTATGGTATAACTATCaaccatggccaatttcaagctactgTGATGTATGAGGAGGTGGGCtgccgcctggcccccaatatttccaaattaatattttctagtctctttcatttgtgtgcggcctcctccagagcccgaaccctgaacctgaaccctgaaccatgcgggacgtTGGGGGGACACTTGCAACTGGGAAGACATATGTGCCCACAATCAGTTCCCATAAGCTGGTATGAGCTGTCTTCAACCTACTTGGTTTTTGGTCAGGTCTAATGCAGGGCTGATAAGGAGAATGAGCACCTTTCCTCTCTACACAAATTTACTCACTCCAATCATCATCTGCCCCTCCAGGTGAATAATTAATCTTATTTACTTGCAACTAAGGGGCAGGACTAGGGTAAGGCAAATGAGGTGCCGAGTGCAAACTTTAAGAGATGCACACTTTTAGCGTCATGCAAATGCAGATGCTGCAAGTGTACAAACCTGAAACTGAGGATCTCCTTAAATTTTGTGTCCCAGGCACCTCAATGGCTACATAGCTTCTGCCATTAATTGTAAGTGAATCAGCCATCCAACCAGGCATGATGTCTCATTGGCACTTCCCCACcctattctttttttatctcATATGCCTTGGTCACATGGAGTCAAACCTAAATGTCCATCCCACTTCTGAGGTCCTACTGCAATACTCACTCTGCATTACCAGCAGCTGTGGTTTtgtgttggaagccgcccattgtcctcactagcagagaggtgtggacaaggaacccagaaggctggtcaaccttgaagctctgaaaggtcagagccaaccacccactgtttgttgagacaatggtagctgaagcaacttccaccttttagttttatgtaaatccttgctgattggaattgcctgcctaagggctatgggtgtatcccaaaacctgaataaaagggatagcaaggccagagcggggtggagtccttcctcttgagctgggctcccacctggcccccaatatttccaaattaatagtttctagtctctttcatttgcgtgcggcctcctccagagcccgaaccctgaaccctgaaccctgaaccacacgggacattgcggggggggggggggggagggggagggcactcACAGTTTTGGGTTCAGAAAAGTAATCACACTCATAAGACCCCAAAAGGCCATCACCTCACCAGATTTGCAGAAGAATGCAAGGCAGGGAACATGGCATACTGTTTAGCAATGGACATCATGATATACATCTCTTCAATGCAAGTCCTTACAGAATTCCAGGGCTATTAGCCCCCAGAATGATGCTCAGTTACAAGGAAACAAGAGTAAACAAATGGGTGCAGGAACTATCCTTAGTAGCCTCATGTCACATATCTGTCACAGAAAACAGTATCTCTTATACCAGTCTATGAATGTACTTCCATGACTCAGCAAGAAGAACACCTGGGTATGTCACAATACATTCAGGAATGCCCAATACTATAACTTTCCCCAAAGTATTTACAGTTTATTCATAATCCAAGCAGATAAGATTACGTTTACAATTAGGCAGTTTACCATTAATCATTTCCACCTTTAGTAGATTTCAGAGAAAAGGTGCTAGAAGATCAACTGGAGgccattttcatagaaaaaaagtagaaagagTTTTGTTAACCCTTTACTCACATACACCAAGGCATATCATAACATTTCAGAATGTTATGGATATAGAAAACATCATAAAACCTTCCAGAGAAAAAAAGCAGGTCTCATTCAGATTTAGTACTCAGAATGGCTTCATACTTTTCAATCGCAGCACCAGAAACTAGAAGCCAGTGGAGGAAGCTCTTTAAAATTCCTaggaaaacaatttcttttttttttttcttctttttattgattttttacagagaggaagagagagggatagagagttagaaacatcgatgatagagaaacatcgattagctgcctcttgcacaccccccactggggatgtgcccgcaaccaaggtacatgcccttgactggaattgaacctggctgggacctttcagtccacaggccgacgctctatccactgagccaaaccggtttcggctggaaaaCAATTTCtgaaacagaaataccaatctaCACATACTGTTATTCAAGCCTAAAGGTAGATTTTTCAGACATGCAGTCTTAAAACATTTGCCTCAATGTCCTTTTTCTCAGAGAACCCTTAACCCACCAAACAAAGGAGGAttcaaggaagaggaagaaatccAAGATACAGGGGATTCTTCATAGGGGAGAAGCAAAAGAAAGTCGCAGAATAGTAGTAAAAAGAGATGTCAGTGTAAGGTTTGAGGCACAGGAAACTGGAGTTGGAGACCACAAAGACATATTAAAAGAGAGGTTTATTCTGCAGTAATGAGCGAGATTCATTACGGAGGTAGAGAAACCAGGAAAgtgagagggggagaaggaggagggacccaaccagactgcctcctgcagaacagaaggaagaggaagacagtGACAAGTGGAAGTATGGAGAGGCCTTttaagggaaggaagaggaaaagggtgGGCCCAGGGCAGAACtggaaggggtgggccccagggcactcagcacgcgctgattggtggttcaatgtcttggGGATGTCTTGGCGTCAGACGCCTGGTAACGTCAAAACTGCGCCCACCAGTAGGTGTGGGGAGTATCTCACAGTCAGGATATTCAACAAGCCTAGAGAACACAGCATACAGCAGGATGGTGGGGGAATACAGAAGAAGTAtaaccagaaaagaaagaaaaagagatagtATCTGAATGTATTAAGAGGAGACTTATATTTCTAAGGATCTGGAGGTAAACTATTGATAGTATATAAAAAACTAaggaaacaacaaataaaatcatACTTAGAGGTACTTAAAAAGGTACCAGTCTTTACTACACAGGGagaatggaaaaaaaggaaatgcacGAATACTGAGGATGAGGGTGGTGATTACCAGAAAGTTTTAGTTTACTGACCTACCAGCTATTTCTAATTCCCTTCTCCCTTACCTCCCTGGAGTATAGAGACTGAAAATGCTAATTACCCCCTTtccaagcttttctttttttaaaaaaatatattttatttatttcagagaggaatggagaggaagagagagacggaaacatcaatgatgagagagaatcactgattggctgcctcccacatggcccccactggggactgaacctgcaacccaggcatgtgcccttgaccagaattgaacccaggatctttcagtccacaggccgatgctctatccactgagccaaaccagctagggtccaaGCTTTTCTTATAGTTATGAATGACCAAGTGGCTGTTACAGTCAATGATAATCAGAAATCTAAGCGTTTCTAGGAAAATGTTTACATTCCTGATTAAATAGGCAGATTTGGCTGCCATCCCTATTCCCCTTCATTTTGTCTTGAACATGAATTGATGTCAACAGTTACAACAGTCACACTGCAAATATGAATCAGTAAAACCAACATGCTAAGATTGGTGGGACAGAAAGAATCTAAGTTACTGATGAAATAGAGCTATCAAATAAGTTCTCTGTTAAAGATGAATGCAATAAATAATTCCTAATTATGGAATATGAGAGCTAAATATTCATTCTATATACTGTGAATTAAACAGGTAAAAATCAAGAATTAACATGCTGAagcattttatttacttagaaCCATGACACTAAGTACCTGaaaaaatagctaaaaaaaaaaaaaaaaaaaaatggaggccaCAAAGAGTGGCaaatgggaatgggaatgggtGGGAAGGGGGCTGCTACTTTTCACTGTAAGCCTTATAGTAGTATTTTGGCCCAGGTACTTCTTTGCTGTGGGGGGCTGTTCAATGCAGTTTAATAGTGTCCTTGGACTCTACACAGTAGATACTAGTAGCAACTAGGGATAGtgtgacaactaaaaatgttTCCAGCCTTTGCCAAATGACCCTGAAGGGCAAACTGCTCCTGTTTGAAAACGATGGCCTCAtcgtactattttatttttttttaacttccaatAATACTGCAAATGTATTACTTTGATAAAACTAATtttgggggaaggtgggaggttgAAACTAACATCATGAAAAGAGCTAGACTAGAGACCACCAATGtcatttcttctttcaaaaaCCTCTCAATTTCTTTCCTAACCTCTCCCTGGTCCTAAGAATGcttctcctcccctgccagacaaGCACAGACAGAACAGAGATACATACCTCCTAGAAATGCACACTCGTAATGGCTGCAGGTCTTATTTGTGCTTCGAAGGATAAGATTATTGCTAGCCCCATCCTGTGACACATGAAAAATCTCATTCAGGGGTATTATAATAATTCTTCCACTTTCGTTTTCTTTATCAAAAAATTTTCCAATGGCAACCCCAAAGCATGTGTGAATGGTTAACAGAATGTGTTGGTCACTTGCTGCTTGAGGTTTGGCTGAATGTGCCAAGGTGAAATGGCCAAGTCTGGCTTGGTTTAGCCCTCCAAAGGTAAATGAAGTACCCTGGATTGTGCTGTACACCACATTTTTGTAGCTATCCTCACAAGGTCTCCTCAGCAATTGCAGGGCTTTGGTCAGGTAAAAATGGAAAGCTTTGAACTGGAAGCCATAGATATAATCTTTTCGAGACTGGCCAGCCATCTTCACAGCTTCATTGAACAGATGGTAAAAGGAAGTTTGCTCTTGAGCTTCGGAAATATATGCCATCAGGGCTATTCCATGGTTATCCTTAAAACTCATAGGGAGAGAGAGCTGAGTCTTCTGAGCTTCCCATTTGGCTTTTGCATTTTCCCACACATCCTCAAAGAGCTGATGGCTTGCTTTTTCTTCCTTGAGCAGTTGGGGAACATATTTGATTTCCATCCTGTCAGTACATTTCTGGTATTCGTCATCAAATGCATTATCTGCCATGTCTAACATATTAGCCTTTACcttcaaaagaaaaggaaattaatattCTTGAAATAAGATATCTGGTGTGTCTTTTTCTCTCACATTACTACCTCCACACTCTCATACCCTGCCAAGAATCTCTCCCTTGCTTACAACcaaatttggatttctttttctttaaaaaaaattttttttattgatttcagagagaaagggagagggagagagaaatagagattggctgcctcctgcacaccccctactggggatcaagctcacaacctgggcatgtgccctgactgggaattgagctttgatctcctggttcataggtcaacactcaaccactggctgggctggatatgtttttttatgtaGAAAGTATATCCCATTGCTACTGATAATTTTTCTCAGCTATGACCTATTTGTGTGAAAGAGTAAATGTTAATGGGTAAGATATGGGTAGGATTATGACTGTAACTCATTTATTTGAACCTTGTGGTGCAGAGGAAAAACCATTGAGTATAAAGTTGAAGAAATGGGTGGCAATCCTGGCTTTGAAAATATTCTTAGCCAGATTTCCTCAACTCCTCAAAACTGTTGAGTGAATATAAAATTATCGTGCATGATCAATACATAATGGCAATATCACCCCTCTTCTTTTTAGGACATTCCCTAGTCCATGTGGTTTGGGTAGGACTGATTCTGCACCTTCAGCCCCAGTAATAAGCAATAAATCAGGCTTAAAAATCAGAGCACTCTTTCTTTCTCTACAATCACAAGCTCTAAGGATAATATTGACTTGGGGAAGCCAATAGTTATCCGTTTAGTTCCATGGAAAatcctatctttaaataaaaccaataaagaaGCCCCAATAACATTATTTTAAG is from Eptesicus fuscus isolate TK198812 chromosome 2, DD_ASM_mEF_20220401, whole genome shotgun sequence and encodes:
- the ART3 gene encoding ecto-ADP-ribosyltransferase 3 isoform X2, translating into MKTGNFEMVTMLLSAMILMNIFQVKANMLDMADNAFDDEYQKCTDRMEIKYVPQLLKEEKASHQLFEDVWENAKAKWEAQKTQLSLPMSFKDNHGIALMAYISEAQEQTSFYHLFNEAVKMAGQSRKDYIYGFQFKAFHFYLTKALQLLRRPCEDSYKNVVYSTIQGTSFTFGGLNQARLGHFTLAHSAKPQAASDQHILLTIHTCFGVAIGKFFDKENESGRIIIIPLNEIFHVSQDGASNNLILRSTNKTCSHYECAFLGGLKMENCVENIEYFLPIYVASPGDKKQKLEDPGMKSQESTVLPGMKSHEPIQMPEYKSQEDINNPTPAPAPAPRPKTHPSASSGKRLLPPFGAIIILISASPIYLFVSL
- the ART3 gene encoding ecto-ADP-ribosyltransferase 3 isoform X1 — encoded protein: MKRKMKTGNFEMVTMLLSAMILMNIFQVKANMLDMADNAFDDEYQKCTDRMEIKYVPQLLKEEKASHQLFEDVWENAKAKWEAQKTQLSLPMSFKDNHGIALMAYISEAQEQTSFYHLFNEAVKMAGQSRKDYIYGFQFKAFHFYLTKALQLLRRPCEDSYKNVVYSTIQGTSFTFGGLNQARLGHFTLAHSAKPQAASDQHILLTIHTCFGVAIGKFFDKENESGRIIIIPLNEIFHVSQDGASNNLILRSTNKTCSHYECAFLGGLKMENCVENIEYFLPIYVASPGDKKQKLEDPGMKSQESTVLPGMKSHEPIQMPEYKSQEDINNPTPAPAPAPRPKTHPSASSGKRLLPPFGAIIILISASPIYLFVSL